In one window of Bacteroidales bacterium DNA:
- a CDS encoding TonB-dependent receptor, which produces MKRLLFIVVMLSAAGLSYAQMVVEGTVTDAKTNETLIGVTVSIKGTTSGTVTDLDGHYRLESPQLTASSVIVYSYIGYTTVEHIPGTRTVIDVPLQPEAYALDELVVVGYGTTKKSNVLGSVTKVSNTELTRTPVATVDQALQGRAAGVQVTQNTGAPGEGVAVRIRGAGSINSSNDPLYIVDGIPTADALNILAPGDIENISVLKDASAAAIYGSRANNGVILITTKTGSKGKTRIAYHGQTGFQQATGLTKMVNTSDYITIYNEAATNDNAFLPPTLQRPLITSEDAARFDDIDYVKELLRAAPVNSHELSVSGGNDLTDFMISVSFFDQKGIIQNTGYTRGTAKLNVNTKATKWLTVGLSMLTGLSDNDIIGSSGDGYGGNGGSVVRYAFFRNPAIPIRFDDGTYVDRPAEYFGNQIYDSFLGDGYNPIGMADYVENNRKDNSFLGRTYFIAQLTEKLKFTTNFGIDFRNTDSRRFDRTWGTMNRINAVNNLSVSTEHIANWTVNNLLDYQTTFGESHTFSALLGFEAIKNKGNALYASDMDFPIQQEELIYIGNGLGTKLASQSEYASTLASFFGRINYDFKGKYYVSGTLRRDGSSRFTGDNKWGTFYSLSAGWVMSRENFLKDVPWIESLKLRAGYGAIGNQEVGLYAYSDRISPYFNYPFGSISNSGYAQTALGNEDLKWETSYQYNAGFDAELWKGALAFSADYFYKVTGDMLVSAPNPPSVGYAEAAWINSGSVLNTGVELEVLYRQMKKDWGYSVGGNVAYLKNKVLELDAPLFGGRVESGVYATKTEEGQPIGAFYLLEMEGIFQNETDILLSAFQGNDIEPGDVKFKDQNNDGRIDNNDRVYIGSSIPRFTTGINLAANYKNFDLSVFLQGAFGNKIYVQIHQDIEGFYRGFTVTQRYFDERWIGEGTSDTQPRASWSAKSNNARPSSRFLENGSYMRLKNLQLGYTLPENALARLGITMARLYISGTNLLTLTKFPGLDPEMTVSDNSKNEGDRAAGIDWGTYPSAMTIMFGIDITF; this is translated from the coding sequence ATGAAACGACTATTATTTATTGTAGTGATGCTTTCAGCAGCCGGGCTCAGTTATGCCCAGATGGTTGTGGAAGGAACCGTAACGGATGCCAAGACCAATGAAACCCTGATTGGTGTTACGGTAAGCATTAAAGGCACCACATCAGGGACAGTCACCGACCTTGACGGTCATTACCGTCTGGAATCGCCGCAGCTGACCGCTTCATCCGTAATTGTTTATTCTTATATCGGGTACACCACGGTGGAGCACATTCCGGGAACCCGGACGGTCATTGATGTTCCCCTGCAACCTGAGGCCTATGCACTTGACGAACTGGTCGTTGTCGGGTATGGCACCACAAAAAAGAGCAACGTGCTGGGGTCTGTCACCAAGGTAAGCAATACCGAGCTGACCCGGACGCCTGTTGCTACCGTTGATCAGGCGTTGCAGGGAAGGGCCGCAGGGGTGCAGGTCACACAGAACACGGGTGCTCCCGGTGAGGGAGTGGCGGTCAGGATCCGTGGCGCAGGTTCGATCAATTCGAGCAATGATCCCCTTTATATCGTGGATGGAATACCCACGGCCGATGCACTCAATATCCTGGCCCCGGGTGACATTGAAAATATTTCCGTTCTCAAGGATGCTTCGGCGGCTGCCATCTATGGGTCCCGGGCCAACAACGGCGTGATTCTGATAACCACCAAAACAGGATCCAAGGGAAAGACCAGGATTGCCTACCACGGACAGACAGGCTTCCAGCAGGCAACGGGGCTGACAAAAATGGTGAACACATCCGATTACATCACCATTTACAACGAAGCGGCCACCAACGACAATGCCTTTCTGCCGCCGACGCTGCAGCGCCCCCTGATCACTTCCGAAGATGCGGCGCGTTTTGACGACATAGACTATGTAAAGGAATTACTGAGAGCAGCTCCGGTCAACTCCCACGAACTTTCCGTTTCAGGCGGTAATGACCTGACTGATTTCATGATCTCTGTCTCGTTCTTCGACCAGAAAGGGATCATACAAAACACGGGCTACACGCGGGGGACAGCTAAGCTGAATGTGAACACAAAAGCAACGAAATGGCTCACGGTCGGGCTGAGCATGCTTACAGGTCTTTCCGACAACGATATCATTGGAAGCTCAGGCGACGGATATGGTGGCAATGGCGGGAGTGTCGTCAGGTATGCTTTTTTCCGCAATCCGGCTATACCAATACGATTCGATGATGGCACCTATGTTGACCGCCCTGCCGAATACTTCGGAAACCAGATCTACGATTCGTTCCTTGGCGATGGCTACAATCCTATCGGAATGGCCGATTATGTCGAAAACAACCGGAAAGACAACAGTTTTCTGGGCAGGACCTATTTCATTGCACAACTGACCGAAAAACTCAAATTCACGACCAATTTCGGTATTGATTTCCGGAATACGGACTCCCGTCGCTTCGACCGTACATGGGGAACAATGAATCGTATCAACGCTGTAAATAATCTGAGTGTCAGCACAGAACACATAGCAAATTGGACGGTCAACAACCTGCTGGACTATCAGACGACTTTCGGTGAATCGCATACTTTTTCGGCCCTGCTGGGATTTGAAGCGATAAAGAACAAGGGAAATGCGCTTTATGCAAGCGACATGGATTTCCCCATCCAGCAGGAAGAGCTGATCTATATTGGAAATGGCCTCGGAACAAAGCTTGCCAGCCAGAGTGAATATGCATCCACGCTGGCCTCGTTTTTCGGACGAATAAACTATGATTTCAAAGGGAAGTATTACGTGTCGGGGACCCTCCGCCGCGATGGATCGTCAAGGTTTACAGGAGACAACAAGTGGGGAACGTTCTATTCTCTTTCAGCCGGTTGGGTGATGAGCCGGGAAAATTTCCTGAAGGATGTGCCCTGGATCGAGAGCCTTAAGCTGCGTGCCGGTTATGGGGCCATCGGAAACCAGGAGGTTGGACTCTATGCTTATAGCGACAGGATCTCTCCCTATTTCAACTATCCCTTCGGCAGCATCTCCAACAGTGGCTATGCACAGACTGCGCTCGGTAATGAAGATCTGAAGTGGGAAACCAGTTACCAGTACAATGCCGGTTTTGATGCCGAACTCTGGAAAGGAGCACTGGCATTCTCTGCTGATTATTTCTATAAAGTTACGGGCGATATGCTGGTGAGCGCTCCCAATCCACCCTCGGTAGGTTATGCCGAAGCCGCCTGGATCAACAGCGGATCAGTCCTGAACACCGGAGTTGAACTTGAAGTCCTTTACCGCCAGATGAAGAAAGATTGGGGTTATTCAGTCGGTGGTAACGTAGCGTACTTAAAAAACAAAGTGCTTGAACTGGATGCCCCGCTCTTTGGCGGAAGGGTCGAGTCGGGCGTCTATGCCACTAAAACGGAAGAAGGCCAGCCCATTGGCGCTTTCTACCTGCTCGAAATGGAAGGCATCTTCCAGAACGAAACCGATATCTTGCTTTCTGCATTCCAGGGGAACGATATTGAACCCGGCGATGTCAAATTCAAGGATCAGAATAATGACGGACGTATCGACAATAACGACCGTGTGTATATAGGCAGCTCCATCCCCAGGTTCACTACCGGCATTAACCTGGCTGCCAATTATAAAAACTTCGATTTAAGCGTATTCTTACAGGGAGCTTTTGGCAATAAAATCTATGTGCAAATCCATCAGGACATCGAGGGATTCTACAGGGGGTTCACCGTAACCCAGCGCTATTTTGATGAGCGGTGGATAGGTGAAGGCACGTCCGACACCCAGCCCAGGGCTTCGTGGTCGGCCAAGTCGAACAATGCCAGGCCCTCCTCGCGTTTCCTCGAAAATGGCTCCTATATGCGGCTGAAAAACCTTCAGCTTGGCTACACTCTTCCCGAAAATGCTCTGGCAAGGCTGGGCATAACGATGGCAAGATTATATATTTCAGGGACAAACCTGTTGACATTGACCAAATTCCCGGGTCTCGATCCTGAAATGACCGTTAGCGACAACTCCAAAAATGAAGGTGACCGCGCTGCCGGAATTGACTGGGGGACCTACCCTTCGGCAATGACCATTATGTTTGGAATAGATATCACTTTTTAA
- a CDS encoding RagB/SusD family nutrient uptake outer membrane protein, translating to MKNRIVDFFCPSRQREHTASGISYLKTCRSGLALMLIALSSCTDFLTEDLKGTFSTDTFYKNDKQAIQAINGVYNAITFLNFNNAIWVFGDVASDDAVKGGNPGDQAEITYIDEFTADANNGIINNYWSFAYEAIARANNVIASVPAVEMDEVLRNRIVGEAKFLRAYSYFNLVNIFGKVPLKLYPQLTHETIHVPLSDESAIYQQIEQDLTDAAAVLPESYGTSDAGRITRGAVLALFGKASLYQQNWATALSYFHQVEALSIYGLLPDYADNFKLANENSKESIFEVQHLAGQNPGTGSALNQWLAPAAEGGYYFDAPTQSLIDAFEKSATGEVDPRLDATVGRDGQPWLNGEIFSASWSPTGYLTKKHQQPLDEIPSSLKGDGDLNYIYLRYADVLLMKAEAFAETGQADSARSNLNKVRQRARASFQGTPPADLLTDVTTSDQNLLITAIRNERRVELGQEFHRYFDLMRWGKAVAEAALGPDFNYERNRYLPIPQAEIDANQAINP from the coding sequence ATGAAAAATAGAATAGTCGATTTCTTCTGCCCAAGCAGGCAAAGAGAACATACAGCCTCCGGGATTTCTTATCTTAAAACCTGCAGATCAGGACTTGCGCTGATGTTGATCGCACTGAGTTCCTGTACCGATTTTCTGACCGAAGACCTCAAAGGGACTTTTTCCACGGATACCTTTTATAAAAATGACAAGCAGGCCATTCAGGCAATCAACGGGGTTTACAATGCCATCACCTTTCTGAATTTCAACAATGCCATATGGGTATTTGGCGATGTTGCCTCCGATGATGCCGTTAAAGGAGGAAATCCGGGCGATCAGGCAGAAATAACCTATATTGATGAGTTCACGGCCGATGCCAACAATGGGATCATCAACAACTACTGGAGTTTTGCTTATGAAGCCATTGCCCGGGCCAACAATGTGATCGCCAGCGTTCCTGCTGTTGAGATGGATGAAGTGCTCCGGAACCGGATTGTCGGTGAAGCAAAATTCCTGAGAGCATACAGCTATTTCAACCTGGTGAACATTTTTGGGAAGGTACCCCTTAAACTGTATCCACAGCTGACCCATGAAACGATCCACGTTCCGCTGAGTGATGAATCCGCCATTTATCAGCAGATTGAGCAGGATCTGACCGATGCTGCCGCCGTTTTGCCGGAATCCTACGGAACATCGGATGCCGGACGCATAACCCGCGGTGCCGTCCTGGCCTTATTTGGAAAGGCAAGCCTGTATCAGCAGAACTGGGCAACGGCTCTCAGCTATTTTCACCAGGTTGAAGCCCTGAGCATCTACGGGTTGTTGCCTGATTATGCTGATAACTTCAAATTGGCCAATGAAAACAGCAAAGAATCCATTTTCGAGGTTCAACACCTGGCAGGTCAGAATCCCGGAACAGGAAGCGCTCTGAACCAATGGCTTGCGCCCGCTGCGGAGGGCGGGTATTATTTTGACGCTCCTACGCAAAGCCTGATCGATGCGTTTGAAAAGAGTGCAACGGGCGAGGTGGATCCGCGGCTTGACGCAACCGTCGGCCGCGATGGCCAGCCCTGGCTGAACGGTGAGATCTTCAGCGCATCCTGGTCCCCTACCGGCTACCTGACCAAAAAGCACCAGCAGCCTCTGGACGAAATACCTTCCTCCCTGAAAGGCGACGGTGACCTTAACTACATTTATCTGAGGTATGCCGATGTATTGCTTATGAAAGCAGAAGCCTTTGCTGAAACCGGCCAGGCCGATTCAGCCAGATCAAACCTGAACAAAGTAAGGCAGCGCGCCCGGGCAAGCTTTCAGGGAACACCTCCGGCTGACCTGCTGACGGATGTCACTACATCTGATCAGAATTTACTGATTACCGCCATCCGCAATGAACGCAGAGTGGAGCTCGGGCAGGAATTTCATCGCTATTTTGATCTGATGCGCTGGGGAAAAGCAGTTGCTGAAGCCGCACTGGGTCCCGACTTTAATTATGAAAGGAACAGGTATTTGCCCATACCCCAGGCGGAAATTGATGCCAATCAGGCAATAAATCCATAA
- a CDS encoding LamG domain-containing protein — protein MKNLMKLYTLLLMVLVSSALTFTSCNDDEDIVEGDKTELNALIAEADAMSAAATTEDYPQTAITQFNTTLQNIKTAAAEKLTQAEIDNLEIQLIEAMATFDSQAYGYIDESLYLNAGWHFDEGSGTTATAFSPVKHVATFFKGNTVILGNEAMNPSWVEGLNGGKAIYYNKGAHLEVPYTTSFLPANITISVWIKPEELYEHNYVVSQNYWQGYKLQTQGGGKPFFTYKKVDGNIIDADNETDNSIKAGQWNHVVVSVNGTTKELKFYVDGTLTKTWTETDKGIGPLTQTLASPDPQPFIIGGVATDAELAANFMAWTTADNLGYFKGIIDELKIYNIALSDGQVSKLYNDEKP, from the coding sequence ATGAAAAATTTAATGAAATTGTACACGCTGCTGCTTATGGTATTAGTAAGCTCAGCTCTGACTTTTACATCGTGCAATGACGATGAAGACATCGTTGAGGGAGACAAAACCGAACTCAACGCCTTGATCGCGGAGGCCGATGCCATGTCCGCTGCCGCCACCACAGAGGATTACCCTCAGACTGCCATCACACAATTTAATACTACCCTGCAAAACATTAAAACTGCCGCTGCAGAAAAGCTCACCCAGGCTGAGATTGACAACCTGGAAATTCAATTGATTGAAGCCATGGCCACTTTTGATTCTCAGGCCTACGGCTACATTGATGAATCGTTGTACCTGAATGCCGGCTGGCATTTTGACGAAGGAAGCGGAACCACTGCTACGGCCTTTTCACCCGTAAAGCATGTTGCTACCTTTTTCAAAGGAAATACGGTCATCCTTGGCAATGAAGCCATGAATCCCAGCTGGGTCGAAGGCCTGAATGGCGGGAAAGCAATTTATTATAATAAAGGCGCACACCTTGAGGTGCCTTACACCACCAGCTTTTTGCCGGCCAACATTACGATCTCGGTATGGATAAAGCCGGAAGAACTGTATGAACACAATTACGTTGTCTCACAGAACTACTGGCAGGGATATAAATTACAGACCCAGGGAGGCGGAAAACCCTTCTTTACGTACAAGAAAGTGGATGGCAACATCATTGATGCTGATAATGAGACCGATAACTCTATCAAAGCAGGACAGTGGAACCACGTTGTCGTGTCCGTTAACGGTACTACCAAAGAGCTGAAGTTCTATGTTGACGGAACACTTACCAAGACCTGGACAGAAACCGACAAAGGCATTGGCCCCCTCACTCAGACGCTTGCTTCACCGGATCCCCAACCATTCATCATCGGTGGTGTGGCAACGGATGCAGAACTGGCTGCCAATTTCATGGCGTGGACAACGGCAGATAACCTTGGCTATTTCAAGGGTATTATCGATGAACTGAAGATCTACAACATCGCTCTTTCTGATGGCCAGGTCTCAAAACTCTATAACGACGAGAAACCGTAA